The Aurantiacibacter arachoides genome window below encodes:
- a CDS encoding isoaspartyl peptidase/L-asparaginase family protein, with translation MARLPKVLASALALSVPAGVSAQAAPQAEWSIAIHGGAGTLSRDAMTPAREAEYTAALQAALDAGAAVLRDGGEAQDAVVAVVTLLEDDPLFNAGRGAVLTWEGGVSLDASFMRGDTRAAGAAAGLAHVRHPILLARAIMEDGRHVFLSGEGAEEFAADQGLERAETEWFITPRRRDSLEQFRAAQDDPQVTFNEDAEHRYGTVGAVARDVRGNLAAGTSTGGTTGKRWGRIGDSPVIGAGTYADNRACAVSATGTGEYFLRAGVAQGICALMRLSGMGPQEAADQLIVEVGDMGGDGGVIVVSAQGEAAFSFNTSGMYRGRADSNGLNEVAIFTDSPPVDPPMQAAAEH, from the coding sequence ATGGCTCGTCTGCCCAAAGTCCTCGCATCCGCGCTTGCGCTCTCCGTTCCCGCAGGGGTGAGCGCGCAGGCGGCGCCGCAGGCCGAGTGGTCCATCGCCATTCACGGCGGCGCGGGGACGCTCAGCCGCGATGCGATGACGCCCGCGCGCGAGGCCGAATATACCGCCGCGTTGCAAGCCGCGCTCGACGCGGGTGCCGCGGTGCTGCGCGATGGGGGCGAGGCGCAGGACGCGGTCGTCGCGGTCGTTACGCTGCTGGAGGACGATCCGCTGTTCAACGCCGGGCGCGGCGCGGTGCTGACATGGGAGGGCGGGGTATCCCTCGATGCAAGTTTCATGCGCGGCGACACGCGCGCGGCCGGGGCGGCGGCGGGCCTTGCACATGTGCGTCACCCGATCCTGCTGGCCCGCGCCATCATGGAGGACGGGCGTCATGTCTTCCTGAGCGGTGAGGGGGCAGAGGAGTTCGCTGCCGATCAAGGGCTGGAACGGGCCGAGACCGAATGGTTCATCACCCCGCGCCGCCGTGACAGCCTGGAACAGTTCCGCGCCGCGCAGGATGATCCACAGGTCACGTTCAACGAGGACGCGGAGCATCGCTATGGCACGGTGGGCGCGGTGGCGCGCGACGTGCGGGGCAATCTTGCCGCGGGCACATCCACCGGCGGCACGACGGGAAAGCGCTGGGGCCGGATCGGCGATTCGCCCGTGATCGGCGCGGGCACCTATGCCGACAACCGCGCCTGCGCCGTATCCGCTACGGGCACGGGCGAGTATTTTCTGCGCGCAGGCGTGGCGCAGGGCATCTGCGCGCTTATGCGGCTGTCGGGCATGGGTCCGCAGGAAGCGGCGGACCAGTTGATCGTCGAGGTTGGGGACATGGGTGGCGACGGAGGGGTTATCGTCGTCTCCGCACAAGGGGAGGCTGCCTTCAGTTTCAACACCAGCGGCATGTATCGCGGCAGGGCGGACAGCAACGGGCTGAACGAGGTAGCGATCTTCACTGATAGTCCGCCGGTCGATCCACCGATGCAGGCTGCCGCCGAGCATTGA
- a CDS encoding glycosyltransferase, translating into MSELEPVRKPLNIFYAEPDPDRWFPGDRYPRRLLRHLIRGPGRGGGHRRVFLNLLAGLDRIGVPYRVNDFRYIRTHPEELACIIGKPFLLDKHKWRNPILLGASIYSHPIDDPTLLDRLDVRRILVPGPWMETMCKPYWGDRVEAWPVGIDTSGWSPSNLTPEYDVLVYDKILWDYESTKPRVVTPILDELRSRSLRVAVIRYGSYEEENYRSLLARSRSMVFLCEHETQGIAYQQALSCGVPLLAWDQGGPWLDPSYFPDKVVFEPISSVPYFDSRCGERFASAEDFPAALHGFLTKLDAGAYDPRAFVLENLTLEACARRYVEIADSIIAELS; encoded by the coding sequence GTGAGCGAGCTTGAGCCCGTGCGAAAACCGCTGAACATCTTTTATGCCGAGCCCGATCCAGATCGCTGGTTTCCCGGCGACCGCTATCCACGTCGTTTGCTGCGACACCTGATCCGCGGACCCGGCAGAGGAGGTGGACACAGACGCGTGTTCCTCAACTTGCTGGCCGGGCTGGACAGGATCGGCGTGCCCTACCGGGTGAACGATTTCCGCTATATCCGCACTCACCCCGAGGAATTGGCCTGCATAATCGGCAAACCCTTCCTGCTCGACAAGCATAAATGGCGTAACCCCATCCTGCTCGGCGCGTCCATTTATTCGCATCCCATAGACGATCCTACTCTGCTCGATCGCTTGGACGTGCGCCGGATACTTGTGCCGGGGCCGTGGATGGAAACAATGTGCAAGCCTTACTGGGGGGACCGCGTGGAAGCGTGGCCGGTCGGCATCGATACCAGTGGCTGGTCGCCGAGTAACCTGACGCCGGAATACGACGTCCTCGTCTACGATAAGATCCTCTGGGACTACGAAAGCACGAAACCCCGCGTCGTTACTCCCATCCTCGACGAACTGCGATCGCGGTCCCTGCGAGTGGCTGTCATCCGTTATGGTTCGTACGAGGAAGAGAATTACAGGTCACTGCTCGCCAGAAGTCGCAGCATGGTGTTCCTGTGCGAACACGAAACCCAAGGCATCGCCTATCAGCAGGCACTCTCGTGCGGAGTGCCATTATTGGCCTGGGACCAGGGCGGTCCATGGCTGGACCCCAGTTATTTTCCCGACAAGGTCGTTTTCGAACCGATCTCCAGCGTACCTTATTTCGATTCCCGCTGCGGTGAGCGCTTCGCGTCGGCGGAAGATTTCCCGGCAGCACTGCATGGCTTTCTCACGAAGCTGGATGCCGGAGCCTACGATCCGCGCGCCTTTGTGTTGGAAAATCTGACGCTGGAAGCCTGTGCCAGGCGCTATGTGGAAATCGCCGACTCTATCATCGCCGAACTATCCTGA
- the aroB gene encoding 3-dehydroquinate synthase codes for MATVNVDLAGRSYDVRIGGNLLREIGPLAGSLLRKTSVPVVTDTNVHARWGKVLGAALEREGFAPNFLIHAPGEGAKSWDNLARTVEWLLAQEMERGDTVIAFGGGVIGDLTGFAAAILKRGCGFIQIPTTLLAQVDSSVGGKTAINAGAGKNLVGAFHQPALVIADTEVLGTLPDREMRCGYAEVIKYGVLGDARFFAWCEANGDRVVAHDEAALAHAVTTSVEAKARIVAQDERETTGARALLNLGHTFGHALEAETGFSDRLLHGEAVALGMVLAARYSARRDYCSEADAQRITAAIGAVGLPTEISALGIDGSGEALAGHMLHDKKMDAGTLPFVLLRGVGEAFLDRDVDKADIAAFLDEQLQAH; via the coding sequence ATGGCTACCGTGAACGTCGACCTGGCCGGACGCAGCTACGATGTACGCATCGGTGGCAACCTGCTACGCGAAATCGGCCCGCTGGCGGGGTCGCTGCTGCGCAAGACGAGCGTGCCGGTGGTCACCGATACCAACGTCCACGCGCGCTGGGGCAAGGTTCTGGGCGCGGCGCTGGAACGCGAAGGGTTCGCTCCTAACTTCCTGATTCATGCACCCGGCGAAGGCGCGAAGAGCTGGGACAACCTCGCCCGCACCGTCGAATGGTTGCTGGCCCAGGAGATGGAGCGCGGCGACACGGTGATCGCCTTTGGCGGCGGGGTGATCGGCGACCTGACGGGTTTTGCCGCCGCCATCCTGAAACGCGGGTGCGGGTTCATTCAGATACCCACCACATTGCTGGCGCAGGTCGACAGTTCGGTAGGCGGCAAGACCGCGATCAACGCCGGTGCGGGCAAGAACCTGGTCGGTGCCTTTCACCAGCCCGCCCTGGTGATCGCCGATACCGAGGTGCTCGGCACGCTGCCGGATCGCGAGATGCGTTGCGGCTATGCCGAGGTCATCAAGTACGGCGTCCTCGGCGACGCCCGGTTCTTCGCCTGGTGCGAGGCCAATGGCGACAGGGTCGTGGCGCATGACGAAGCCGCCCTCGCCCACGCCGTGACCACCAGTGTGGAGGCCAAGGCGCGCATCGTGGCACAGGACGAGCGCGAGACGACCGGCGCACGGGCGCTGCTCAATCTGGGCCATACCTTTGGCCACGCGCTGGAGGCCGAAACGGGCTTTTCGGATCGGCTGCTGCACGGTGAGGCGGTGGCGCTGGGTATGGTCCTGGCGGCGCGGTATTCGGCGCGCCGGGACTATTGCAGCGAAGCCGATGCGCAGCGTATCACCGCCGCCATCGGCGCGGTGGGCCTGCCCACGGAAATCTCCGCGCTGGGCATCGACGGGTCTGGCGAGGCGCTTGCCGGGCACATGCTGCACGACAAGAAGATGGATGCAGGCACCCTGCCTTTCGTCCTGCTGCGCGGCGTGGGTGAGGCGTTCCTGGACCGCGATGTCGACAAGGCTGACATTGCCGCCTTTCTGGACGAGCAGCTACAGGCGCACTGA
- a CDS encoding shikimate kinase, which translates to MTIAKHLPDASTVRSVRQRLDRPLVLVGMMGVGKSTVGRKLAAALGMAFTDADDEIVAAANMPIRDIFDSFGEAYFRDGERRVIARLMEDAGSGSVIATGGGAFVTEETRAIILENAVAIWLNAETDTLVERVSRNDKRPLLEGGDTRELVATMQAAREPSYAQAHIHVASDTGPHHVAVRRIVEALDRWLP; encoded by the coding sequence ATGACCATTGCCAAGCACCTGCCCGATGCCTCCACGGTGCGATCGGTCCGCCAGCGGCTGGATCGGCCGCTGGTGCTGGTGGGGATGATGGGCGTGGGCAAGTCGACCGTCGGGCGCAAGCTGGCCGCCGCGCTCGGCATGGCCTTTACCGATGCCGATGACGAGATCGTCGCGGCAGCGAACATGCCCATCCGCGACATTTTCGACAGCTTTGGCGAGGCCTACTTCCGCGACGGGGAACGGCGGGTGATCGCCCGCCTGATGGAAGACGCCGGATCGGGCAGCGTGATCGCGACGGGCGGCGGTGCCTTCGTGACCGAAGAAACGCGCGCGATCATCCTCGAAAATGCGGTCGCCATCTGGCTGAACGCCGAAACGGATACGCTGGTCGAGCGCGTCAGCCGCAACGACAAACGTCCGCTGCTAGAAGGCGGCGACACCCGCGAACTCGTGGCGACGATGCAGGCCGCGCGCGAGCCATCCTATGCACAGGCCCATATCCACGTCGCCAGCGACACCGGGCCGCACCATGTCGCCGTGCGACGCATCGTGGAGGCACTCGACCGATGGCTACCGTGA